A part of Gossypium hirsutum isolate 1008001.06 chromosome A07, Gossypium_hirsutum_v2.1, whole genome shotgun sequence genomic DNA contains:
- the LOC107956526 gene encoding AT-hook motif nuclear-localized protein 7 has translation MEEKTVALSPDSAANANHQTQNKSSMDPPEVQANVLGSGEGSGWTATSKEIVNKRGRGRPRKYEHGIPIINGSLEAFPLPTAAYCSTKRPRGRPKGTGKFQGLASFGEYMDTAGGSFTPHVLPVYKGEDLVNTIVSFCGRASRSVCVLTASGAVSSVTLCAPGSSVGTLTYEGRFEILTLSGSSVVSGEPGTRQRTGLLSVSLANPHGRVFGGSVEGPLIAAGPGPIQLIVASFKQNIGREIRRKYCGGTSASANIFASSEMVNAPINQVSATAEDHEKCTSPPPVAVIMKADCLKSNTIVAEINNINPTSLQSIDPNNLQKTENLIAENHDFSSEKMAGSNNLQTSPVQQPLSDEMMIDNSGH, from the exons ATGGAAGAGAAAACAGTGGCTCTCTCTCCCGACTCTGCTGCTAATGCTAATCACCAAAcccaaaacaagtcatcaatggATCCACCGGAAGTTCAAGCTAATGTTTTAGGGTCCGGGGAAGGGTCGGGTTGGACTGCAACCAGTAAAGAAATCGTTAACAAGAGAGGAAGGGGGAGGCCAAGGAAGTACGAGCATGGTATTCCAATCATTAATGGCTCATTGGAAGCTTTCCCACTACCAACAGCGGCCTATTGTTCGACAAAAAGACCTCGGGGACGGCCTAAGGGTACTGGCAAGTTTCAGGGTTTGGCTTCTTTTG GTGAATATATGGACACTGCTGGAGGAAGCTTTACACCTCATGTACTGCCAGTGTACAAAGGAGAG GATCTTGTTAATACAATAGTATCATTTTGTGGAAGGGCTTCTCGTTCAGTTTGTGTTCTTACTGCTAGTGGTGCTGTCTCTAGTGTCACCCTATGTGCGCCTGGTTCTTCTGTTGGTACTTTGACATATGAG GGACGCTTTGAAATTCTTACTCTCAGTGGTTCCTCTGTTGTGTCCGGTGAACCGGGGACTCGTCAGAGAACCGGTCTTTTGAGTGTTTCATTGGCTAATCCTCATGGACGAGTTTTTGGTGGAAGTGTTGAAGGTCCACTGATTGCAGCTGGCCCTGGACCTATCCAA CTAATTGTTGCCAGTTTCAAGCAGAACATCGGTCGGGAAATCCGAAGGAAGTATTGTGGAGGAACTTCAGCATCAGCCAACATTTTTGCCAGTTCAGAAATGGTGAATGCTCCCATTAATCAAGTTTCTGCAACGGCAGAAGACCATGAGAAGTGTACTTCACCACCCCCAGTAGCAGTTATTATGAAAGCAGATTGCCTGAAATCCAATACCATTGTAGCTGAAATCAATAACATCAACCCCACTTCACTACAAAGTATTGATCCAAACAACTTACAGAAAACAGAGAATTTGATAGCTGAAAACCATGACTTTAGCTCTGAAAAAATGGCAGGTTCAAACAACTTGCAGACCTCACCAGTCCAACAGCCCTTATCTGATGAAATGATGATTGATAACTCCGGACACTAA